In the Solibacillus sp. FSL K6-1523 genome, one interval contains:
- a CDS encoding Ger(x)C family spore germination protein: MNRIYFLLLACCVSLVGCAESKILERVSLVTLIGYDIGKEEAVETTAIVRQVGTELQSNVAIIAAENDTSQGTRAKINHRVAEKLMSGQLRSVLFGEEFAKNGIGHYIDTLSKNATISEGLILAIVEGEARPLLEYQYPNIDEIGEHVYKLLDQNIKSEQVVSSTLHEVAFDYYSIGRDIAIPIIKQDKELVSISGIALFRKDKMIGKMSVEDSFYVKLSRDDYQNGTLEIKIKGDDFPSSLLKEPPNEINLVFDPIKTHKDLKLVNQTIPEFDLHLNVQARLLEVKPNLETGDSEKVKELEKIIGKYLASEISRVIAYCQKIDSDIFGYGEFYKSSVRHSKLTEEMWHEMYKEMKVNVDVDFSLLRSGVFE; this comes from the coding sequence ATGAACAGGATTTATTTTTTACTACTAGCCTGCTGCGTTAGTTTAGTCGGATGTGCAGAATCCAAAATACTAGAAAGGGTTAGTTTAGTCACTTTAATTGGCTATGACATAGGGAAAGAAGAAGCAGTGGAAACAACAGCTATTGTTCGCCAAGTCGGTACAGAATTACAAAGTAATGTTGCCATTATAGCTGCTGAAAACGATACATCTCAAGGTACGCGCGCAAAAATTAATCACAGGGTAGCAGAAAAATTAATGTCTGGACAATTGAGGAGCGTTTTATTCGGTGAGGAGTTTGCTAAAAATGGCATTGGTCATTATATTGATACCCTTTCGAAAAATGCTACGATAAGTGAAGGGTTAATTTTGGCGATAGTCGAAGGAGAGGCAAGGCCATTACTTGAATATCAATATCCAAATATCGATGAAATTGGTGAACATGTTTATAAGCTTTTAGATCAAAATATTAAAAGTGAACAGGTCGTTTCATCTACACTTCATGAAGTAGCGTTTGATTATTATTCCATAGGCAGAGACATTGCCATACCTATTATCAAACAAGATAAGGAACTTGTATCGATTTCAGGCATCGCTTTATTTAGAAAGGACAAAATGATAGGGAAAATGTCGGTTGAAGATAGTTTTTACGTGAAGCTAAGTCGAGATGATTATCAAAACGGTACACTCGAAATAAAGATTAAAGGGGATGATTTTCCTTCATCACTACTAAAGGAACCTCCTAATGAAATTAATTTAGTATTCGATCCGATTAAAACGCATAAAGATCTAAAGTTAGTCAATCAAACAATACCCGAATTCGACTTGCATCTCAATGTACAAGCGAGATTATTAGAAGTGAAACCAAACTTGGAAACGGGGGATTCTGAAAAAGTGAAAGAACTTGAAAAAATAATCGGTAAATATTTAGCAAGTGAAATATCAAGAGTAATTGCCTACTGTCAAAAAATTGATTCGGACATTTTTGGATATGGTGAATTTTATAAAAGCTCTGTACGTCATTCTAAACTAACCGAAGAGATGTGGCATGAAATGTATAAAGAAATGAAAGTAAATGTAGATGTTGATTTTTCTTTACTTAGAAGTGGCGTCTTTGAATAA
- a CDS encoding ABC transporter permease, with protein MSKFSVLVKQLYKQKIRTLTFRLMTLLYLGLICAFIFWPEIKGLLFSDDAEIVGVVNETNFDVAPFLKGNDQFDWQVVDADSAKENVEEGEYYAHVTLTDDQGKLSANITSLDPLPLNDQQSISGLISQMGQMYAMAQMDLTEEQQAVLLSAEPIISMQTINEQANDGKSTEEKQAGIFVSYAIGFVIYIFVATYLSMITTEVASEKGSRALEMLLVSVKPETHFRSKLIGVFLVALTQFTIIFGALFLLLRFTYGGEKWTLVTDLLDSMSMGYFLYVIGFLFGTILMYLILGALFGSLVSKVEEAGQVMMPALMMTLIGFYVMISGMGNPDTLLIKVFSYIPFTSGMVMPMRIGATDIHSIEPIISFALLVATTLVLYFISLTFYKRSVLTYSSGGLIQKIKTVFKVTT; from the coding sequence ATGTCTAAATTTTCTGTGCTCGTGAAGCAATTATATAAGCAAAAAATCCGCACATTAACATTCCGTTTAATGACCTTGTTATATTTGGGACTGATTTGTGCGTTTATCTTTTGGCCGGAAATTAAAGGGTTACTATTTTCAGATGATGCCGAAATCGTAGGCGTTGTGAACGAAACGAATTTTGACGTGGCACCATTTTTAAAAGGCAATGATCAATTTGATTGGCAAGTAGTTGATGCGGACAGTGCGAAAGAAAATGTAGAAGAGGGCGAGTATTACGCACATGTCACACTTACTGATGACCAAGGAAAGCTTTCTGCGAATATTACGTCGTTAGATCCACTACCTCTGAATGACCAGCAATCGATTTCAGGTCTTATAAGTCAAATGGGTCAAATGTATGCGATGGCGCAAATGGATTTAACAGAAGAGCAGCAAGCGGTATTACTCTCGGCAGAGCCCATCATTTCGATGCAAACGATAAATGAGCAAGCAAATGATGGCAAGTCGACAGAAGAAAAACAAGCGGGTATTTTTGTTTCTTATGCAATAGGTTTTGTTATTTATATATTTGTCGCAACGTACTTATCGATGATTACGACAGAAGTTGCATCGGAAAAAGGTTCACGTGCGTTAGAAATGCTACTTGTAAGTGTGAAGCCTGAAACACATTTCCGTTCGAAATTGATTGGGGTCTTTTTAGTCGCCCTTACACAATTCACCATTATTTTTGGTGCATTGTTCCTGTTGCTGCGCTTTACGTATGGCGGCGAAAAATGGACGCTCGTTACGGATTTACTCGATTCAATGTCAATGGGTTATTTCCTATACGTGATCGGCTTTTTATTTGGAACGATCTTAATGTACTTAATTTTAGGGGCATTATTCGGCTCACTTGTATCTAAAGTCGAGGAAGCTGGACAGGTGATGATGCCGGCACTCATGATGACATTAATCGGTTTTTACGTGATGATTTCAGGTATGGGCAATCCAGATACATTACTAATTAAAGTATTCTCGTACATTCCATTTACGTCTGGAATGGTAATGCCGATGCGTATTGGTGCAACAGATATTCATAGTATCGAACCAATTATCTCATTCGCACTTTTAGTAGCAACAACGTTAGTGCTTTACTTTATTAGCTTAACGTTCTACAAACGCAGCGTACTAACGTATTCATCAGGAGGACTCATTCAAAAAATTAAAACCGTGTTTAAAGTAACGACTTAA
- a CDS encoding ABC transporter ATP-binding protein, whose product MTLQLEHVTKRYKDFTAVQDLNFTIAKGEIFGLIGQNGAGKTTTFRMILDLQDTTEGKIMWDGKPIKKINRDILGYLPEERGIFPQMKVEDQLYFFGELRGVAKETLKKEIDFWITRFDLQEKRHDKAETLSKGNQQKVQLIASFLHRPQFLILDEPFSGLDPVNMELLKNAILYLKEQGMTILFSSHQMDNVEELCDHLCLLKRGEALFSGSLLDLKKQYGKTKLTVQTDLAQSELEKLPGVKQAGYDRDGHAVLTLEDESYARTLFEHFSNGQYIEKFSLDYLSLHEIFKEKVGAAHV is encoded by the coding sequence GTGACTTTACAGTTAGAACATGTAACAAAGCGTTACAAAGATTTTACCGCAGTACAGGATCTGAACTTTACCATTGCAAAAGGCGAGATTTTTGGTTTAATCGGTCAAAATGGTGCAGGAAAAACGACGACATTCCGTATGATTTTGGATTTGCAAGATACAACGGAAGGCAAGATTATGTGGGATGGCAAACCCATTAAGAAAATTAATCGTGATATATTAGGTTATTTACCCGAAGAGCGCGGCATCTTTCCACAAATGAAAGTGGAAGATCAGTTGTATTTCTTTGGTGAATTGCGGGGAGTAGCGAAAGAAACATTAAAAAAGGAAATTGATTTTTGGATTACGCGTTTTGATTTACAAGAAAAACGTCATGACAAGGCGGAAACATTATCAAAAGGAAATCAGCAAAAAGTGCAGCTAATTGCGAGCTTCCTCCATCGACCACAATTTTTAATTTTAGACGAACCGTTTAGCGGACTGGATCCCGTGAATATGGAGCTTCTGAAAAATGCGATTTTGTACTTAAAAGAGCAGGGAATGACGATTTTATTTTCAAGTCATCAAATGGATAATGTGGAGGAATTATGCGATCATTTGTGTTTGTTAAAGCGCGGTGAAGCACTGTTTTCAGGCTCATTACTCGATTTGAAGAAGCAGTATGGCAAAACGAAATTAACGGTGCAAACAGATTTGGCACAAAGCGAACTTGAAAAGCTACCAGGAGTAAAACAAGCCGGCTATGATCGCGACGGGCATGCAGTGTTGACATTAGAGGATGAATCTTATGCGCGCACATTATTCGAACATTTTTCGAATGGCCAATACATTGAAAAATTCAGCTTAGATTATTTATCTCTTCATGAAATTTTCAAAGAGAAAGTAGGTGCGGCCCATGTCTAA
- a CDS encoding N-acetylmuramoyl-L-alanine amidase, which translates to MKQKLITFITAILLFCTLAANPTAASVKFVDVATTHPAYDEIQYLISLGAIRGYDENGKTYYKPNISVTRGHAAKMVVISAGHEPLKVSKSTFTDVKAGTEISGYVERAIELGIFEKKSTKFSPNEPLTREEMSSVLAKAFDLKVADYQSLPMVFPDVPATNTYASSIKAIYYNGITNGSDGKYMPKSAVTRAQFASFIARAKSDKYRLDLPEIPEQVDTSQVIGTIAVTTDGLNVRKKPNTNATVLGKVNTGGKLSVYAIEGSWLKVSYQGQYGYVSKTYTKYLDVNGNPIGSAIKKVTANETLNVYYKATSSSKKIGTVAQDETVSVYKESGGYYLTTVDGLPGYIVKASTTTVENEIENPDVENPKPTPNPDPNPDDSVTMSDLMGKVTVNGLNMRESADNSSKAIATLSKGSMVSVHSMSGFWAKVTANGQTGYVHKSYIKLINQAGSAVKNRVIIIDAGHGGKDPGTSKDGHTEKAITLKVSNLVRQKLEAAGATVHMTRTGDSYPTLQDRVAFTKAKHGEIFVSVHVNSASSTSASGTETYYNVSTGDQFEEDKLLAKYINNEIVKNANMKDRGVKEGPFYVIRNMIIPSVLVELGFLTNASDRDKLVSDKYAEIFAQSIYNGIVQYYSK; encoded by the coding sequence ATGAAACAAAAATTGATTACATTCATTACTGCGATACTCCTTTTTTGTACACTTGCCGCGAATCCAACTGCAGCGAGCGTCAAATTTGTAGATGTTGCAACAACCCACCCAGCATATGATGAAATTCAGTACTTAATTAGCCTTGGTGCAATTAGAGGTTATGATGAAAACGGAAAAACGTATTATAAACCAAATATTAGTGTGACGCGTGGACATGCAGCGAAAATGGTTGTCATTTCTGCAGGTCATGAACCATTGAAAGTAAGTAAATCAACATTCACTGATGTAAAAGCTGGCACAGAAATTTCTGGTTATGTAGAGCGTGCGATTGAGCTTGGCATATTCGAAAAGAAATCGACTAAATTTTCTCCAAATGAGCCATTAACACGTGAAGAAATGAGTTCTGTTTTAGCAAAAGCGTTTGATTTAAAAGTAGCGGATTATCAAAGTTTACCAATGGTATTCCCAGATGTCCCTGCAACAAATACATATGCTTCATCGATTAAAGCCATTTATTATAATGGTATAACAAACGGCAGTGATGGAAAATACATGCCGAAAAGCGCGGTGACACGTGCACAGTTTGCATCTTTTATCGCACGTGCGAAAAGTGATAAATATCGTTTAGATTTACCAGAAATTCCTGAGCAAGTAGATACATCACAAGTTATTGGGACGATTGCAGTGACAACGGATGGATTAAATGTCCGTAAAAAACCTAATACAAATGCAACTGTGCTAGGGAAAGTGAATACAGGTGGCAAGCTTTCAGTTTATGCGATTGAAGGGAGCTGGCTAAAAGTTTCTTATCAAGGTCAGTATGGATATGTGAGTAAAACATATACAAAATACCTAGATGTTAATGGAAACCCAATTGGTTCGGCAATAAAAAAAGTGACAGCAAATGAAACATTAAATGTGTATTATAAAGCGACATCAAGTTCGAAAAAGATTGGAACAGTTGCACAAGATGAAACCGTTTCAGTTTATAAAGAAAGTGGCGGCTATTATTTAACAACAGTTGACGGTTTACCAGGATATATTGTGAAGGCAAGTACGACGACTGTGGAAAATGAAATTGAAAACCCAGATGTAGAAAATCCAAAGCCAACACCAAATCCTGACCCAAATCCAGATGATTCAGTAACAATGTCTGATTTGATGGGAAAAGTAACGGTTAACGGATTAAATATGCGTGAATCAGCAGATAATAGTTCGAAAGCAATTGCAACATTATCAAAAGGTTCGATGGTTTCGGTTCACTCAATGTCTGGTTTTTGGGCAAAAGTAACAGCAAATGGTCAAACAGGCTATGTGCATAAATCGTATATTAAGCTTATCAATCAAGCAGGTAGTGCAGTAAAAAATCGCGTCATTATTATAGATGCAGGACATGGTGGAAAAGATCCGGGTACTTCTAAAGATGGACATACTGAAAAAGCCATTACGCTCAAAGTTTCAAATTTAGTGCGTCAAAAGTTAGAGGCTGCTGGTGCGACGGTTCATATGACAAGAACAGGTGATTCGTATCCGACACTACAAGACCGCGTCGCTTTTACAAAAGCAAAGCATGGCGAAATTTTTGTTAGTGTCCATGTCAATTCCGCTTCATCCACTTCTGCAAGTGGTACGGAAACGTATTATAATGTATCCACTGGTGACCAATTTGAAGAGGATAAATTATTAGCGAAATATATTAATAATGAAATTGTTAAAAATGCGAATATGAAAGACCGTGGTGTAAAAGAAGGTCCGTTTTATGTGATTCGTAATATGATTATCCCGTCTGTGTTAGTAGAGCTTGGTTTCCTAACGAACGCATCAGACCGAGACAAGCTTGTAAGCGATAAGTATGCAGAGATTTTTGCACAATCGATTTACAACGGAATCGTTCAGTATTACTCAAAGTAA
- a CDS encoding stalk domain-containing protein has translation MNMNMKRITPLALSALLLGTVAVGAESPTKINIVPISEEITEINQVTSFIQVQGTIDTIENRNDQKFFSTTDKENPFNFTTNEETLVFDKKGNKVELKKGDKVSIYTHANQPMLAIYPPQYNPAVIIVEDEEVASSVKVTNFNKELLSEDQDLKLNIGDDTVIVNEKGEKVNKEALAGNDAIVFYSFATFSIPAQTTPEKIVVLSKEQNEPTEEQPVLEVAPFANVKGAIGSVEKLANGTTQYSVTDENNPFHFTTDQNTIVLDKKGNKVELKKGDKVSLYMHANQPMLLIFPPQYSPAVVIVEDEKSPTNVVVTDFNEDFINKENDLKLNISDDTVIVNVKGEKVGKETLFADHHAIVFYGATTRSIPAQTSPDKIVVFPKVTNEIVAEEGEKAAVLEEAKEVNEVVVEEAKEVAIDKTEEQAAVTEEAKEFDAKIAALIGKDIREVDGKVMVPLRKVAEGLGFKVEANKTGALLSKDALSYTITRGEKMYGHNRALAQFEVAPAILEPGKTYVEYDFALQLLK, from the coding sequence ATGAACATGAATATGAAACGCATTACACCATTAGCACTATCAGCATTATTACTAGGAACAGTAGCAGTAGGTGCAGAATCACCAACAAAAATTAACATAGTACCAATAAGTGAGGAGATAACAGAAATTAACCAAGTTACTTCATTTATACAAGTACAAGGAACGATCGATACTATTGAAAATCGCAATGACCAAAAGTTTTTCAGCACAACGGATAAAGAAAATCCATTTAATTTCACAACAAATGAAGAAACACTTGTTTTCGATAAAAAAGGAAATAAAGTAGAACTGAAAAAAGGCGATAAAGTTTCAATCTATACGCATGCCAATCAGCCAATGCTTGCGATTTATCCACCACAGTATAACCCTGCAGTTATTATTGTAGAGGATGAGGAAGTAGCAAGCTCTGTAAAAGTGACGAATTTCAATAAAGAACTTTTAAGTGAAGATCAAGATTTAAAATTAAACATTGGCGATGACACAGTAATCGTCAATGAAAAAGGCGAAAAAGTGAATAAGGAAGCGCTAGCTGGTAATGATGCAATTGTCTTTTATTCATTTGCAACTTTCAGCATACCAGCACAAACAACACCTGAAAAAATTGTCGTATTATCAAAAGAGCAAAACGAACCAACTGAAGAGCAACCAGTCCTTGAAGTGGCACCATTTGCAAATGTAAAAGGGGCGATTGGCTCAGTTGAAAAACTGGCAAACGGTACGACTCAGTACAGCGTAACGGATGAAAACAACCCATTCCATTTCACGACTGACCAAAATACAATTGTATTAGATAAAAAAGGTAATAAAGTAGAGTTGAAAAAAGGCGATAAAGTTTCATTGTATATGCATGCTAATCAGCCGATGCTTTTAATCTTCCCGCCACAATATAGCCCAGCAGTAGTTATTGTAGAGGATGAAAAATCACCAACAAATGTCGTTGTTACAGATTTTAATGAAGATTTCATCAATAAAGAAAACGATTTAAAATTAAATATTAGCGACGACACAGTAATCGTTAATGTAAAAGGTGAAAAAGTAGGTAAAGAAACACTTTTTGCAGATCATCACGCGATTGTTTTCTACGGCGCAACAACACGTAGCATTCCAGCACAAACATCACCAGACAAAATCGTTGTATTCCCGAAAGTAACGAATGAAATTGTTGCAGAAGAAGGCGAAAAGGCAGCTGTTTTGGAAGAAGCAAAAGAAGTGAATGAAGTAGTTGTAGAAGAAGCAAAAGAAGTTGCTATAGATAAGACGGAAGAACAAGCAGCAGTTACAGAAGAAGCAAAAGAATTTGACGCTAAAATTGCTGCATTAATCGGTAAAGATATCCGTGAAGTAGATGGCAAAGTAATGGTGCCACTACGCAAAGTTGCAGAAGGATTAGGTTTTAAAGTAGAGGCAAACAAAACGGGTGCTCTTCTGTCAAAAGATGCATTATCATACACAATTACACGTGGTGAAAAAATGTACGGACATAACCGCGCGTTAGCACAATTCGAAGTAGCACCGGCAATACTTGAGCCAGGTAAAACATATGTAGAATATGATTTTGCGCTACAATTATTAAAATAA
- a CDS encoding EamA family transporter — protein sequence MQNKRYIGFILVITGCFFWGIGGTVSQQLFSEGIEVSWLVSTRLLIAGILLLSTQALFKDRTQILAIWQQKFTAFRLVIFAIVGMLAVQYTYMASIKEGNAAVATLLQYLAPVMIIVYVALRGQSKFTKKDAVTIVLALSGSFFLLTNGSLSTLSVPMPAIIWGLLSGVSLAFYTLYAIPLLKQFDSLVVVGWAMVLAGLTMSFFHPPWQVDVSNWTASTGIYLVIVVIFGTMLSFWFYIESLQTLSAKETSLLGNVEPLTAVLATVIWLQEPFGAFQWFGTSFILFMMVYIALKSD from the coding sequence ATGCAAAATAAACGATACATAGGATTTATACTTGTTATTACGGGGTGCTTTTTTTGGGGGATTGGTGGAACGGTTTCCCAGCAGCTTTTCTCAGAAGGCATAGAAGTTAGTTGGCTTGTCTCTACTCGTCTTTTGATCGCGGGAATATTGCTTTTGTCTACACAAGCGTTATTTAAAGACCGTACACAAATACTCGCTATTTGGCAGCAAAAATTTACTGCATTTCGCCTTGTTATTTTTGCGATTGTGGGAATGCTTGCGGTGCAATATACATATATGGCCTCCATTAAAGAAGGTAATGCGGCGGTTGCTACATTGCTTCAATATTTAGCACCGGTCATGATTATTGTATACGTGGCATTACGCGGTCAATCGAAATTCACGAAAAAAGATGCCGTTACTATTGTTCTCGCATTATCTGGAAGTTTCTTTTTATTAACGAATGGCTCTCTATCCACACTTTCAGTTCCGATGCCAGCCATTATTTGGGGGCTGTTATCGGGTGTGTCACTAGCCTTTTACACACTGTATGCCATTCCACTGCTCAAGCAATTCGATTCGCTTGTTGTTGTTGGATGGGCAATGGTGCTAGCTGGGTTGACGATGAGCTTCTTCCATCCACCATGGCAAGTGGACGTGAGCAACTGGACAGCATCAACAGGTATTTACCTTGTGATTGTCGTCATTTTTGGGACAATGCTGTCGTTTTGGTTTTATATCGAAAGCTTACAAACATTATCGGCAAAAGAAACGAGCTTGCTTGGTAATGTTGAGCCACTTACGGCTGTGCTCGCAACAGTTATATGGCTTCAAGAACCATTTGGCGCATTTCAATGGTTTGGAACTTCTTTCATTTTATTTATGATGGTTTATATTGCGTTAAAGTCGGATTAA
- a CDS encoding MetQ/NlpA family ABC transporter substrate-binding protein, translated as MKKTYLMLLLAIMATVLVACGGKDEEGGAEKTTIKVGTSPGPYSELFLDAIKPILEKDGYIIEATEFTELRQADIALADDGVDLNVDQHTAYMNNFNTESGAELVSLTPIPTVPAALFPGKKSSLDDIAEGDVIAIPQDPSNAARAYAILQKANLIKIKDGVELIKATAADIEENKLNLEIVEMDSAQIPRTLGDLDYGVIPGSIVYASKTDPSLALLQEDVVKQYELVAVVNKKNEDTEWAKAVAAAYTSDEFKAFLEENNNEGYWFVPEELK; from the coding sequence ATGAAAAAAACATATTTAATGTTATTATTAGCTATAATGGCAACGGTTTTAGTCGCTTGCGGAGGGAAAGATGAAGAAGGCGGTGCAGAAAAAACTACGATTAAAGTTGGCACTTCACCAGGACCTTACAGTGAATTATTTTTAGATGCTATTAAACCAATTCTTGAAAAAGACGGCTATATAATTGAAGCAACTGAGTTTACGGAATTACGTCAAGCAGATATAGCTTTAGCAGATGATGGTGTAGATTTAAATGTTGACCAACACACAGCATATATGAATAATTTTAATACAGAAAGTGGTGCTGAGTTAGTATCATTAACGCCAATTCCAACAGTGCCAGCTGCATTATTCCCTGGCAAAAAATCGTCCTTAGATGATATTGCGGAAGGGGATGTCATTGCAATACCACAAGATCCATCAAATGCAGCACGTGCCTATGCCATTTTACAAAAAGCAAATTTAATTAAAATAAAAGATGGGGTAGAATTAATTAAAGCAACAGCCGCAGATATTGAAGAGAATAAATTAAATTTAGAAATCGTAGAAATGGATTCAGCTCAAATCCCGCGTACTTTAGGGGATTTAGATTATGGCGTAATTCCGGGAAGTATCGTATATGCTTCAAAAACTGATCCAAGCCTTGCATTACTCCAAGAAGATGTTGTTAAGCAGTATGAGTTAGTTGCGGTAGTGAACAAGAAAAATGAAGATACAGAGTGGGCTAAAGCAGTTGCTGCAGCTTATACTTCAGATGAATTTAAAGCATTTTTAGAAGAGAATAATAATGAGGGGTATTGGTTTGTACCAGAGGAATTGAAGTAA
- a CDS encoding methionine ABC transporter permease gives MNQVTTEIITKALNETVYMVSVSLFLGTLLGLPLALILVLSRPGGIKQNKIIFLIVNTVVNIVRSIPFIILLVAIVPLTKLIVGKTYGTEAAIVPLIIYIAPFIARLVENSLLEVNAGIIELAKSMGASTFQIVRYFLIPEALASIVLTLTTATIGLIGATAMAGTIGGGGIGNLAIAYGYQRFNTYVIILTVVILVVIVQIIQSLGNRVAKRIRHE, from the coding sequence ATGAATCAAGTTACAACAGAAATTATTACGAAAGCACTGAATGAAACGGTCTATATGGTGTCGGTTTCTTTATTTCTTGGGACATTACTTGGTTTACCTTTAGCGCTAATATTAGTACTTTCACGACCGGGGGGAATTAAGCAAAATAAAATCATTTTTCTAATCGTCAATACGGTTGTTAATATTGTTCGCTCCATTCCATTTATCATTTTACTCGTTGCCATCGTGCCACTTACAAAGCTAATTGTCGGTAAAACTTATGGCACAGAAGCTGCGATTGTCCCGCTTATTATATACATAGCACCATTTATCGCTCGCCTAGTAGAGAACTCATTATTAGAGGTGAATGCAGGGATTATCGAATTAGCGAAATCGATGGGGGCAAGTACATTTCAAATTGTCCGATATTTTTTAATACCAGAGGCACTTGCTTCCATTGTGCTTACATTAACAACTGCAACAATTGGATTAATCGGTGCAACAGCGATGGCAGGAACTATTGGAGGCGGAGGAATTGGGAACTTAGCGATTGCTTATGGCTATCAACGATTCAATACTTACGTTATTATCCTAACAGTCGTCATTTTAGTCGTGATCGTTCAAATTATTCAAAGCTTGGGGAACCGAGTCGCGAAAAGAATTAGACATGAATAG
- a CDS encoding methionine ABC transporter ATP-binding protein: MIEFRHVVKEFKQKKQIVTALNDVSLKVEKGDIFGVIGYSGAGKSTLLRMVNGLEEPTTGQVLVKGKDLKALTASELSQAKKKVSMIFQHFNLLESRTVFENVALPLILTKTSKEDIKKKVTELLDFVGLANKHKSYPHQLSGGQKQRVGIARALVISPEILLCDEATSALDPKTTDSILKLLKRINNEFNITIVMITHEMEVIRALCNKVAVMENAQVIESGDVISVFGNPQQQTTKDFVKTVIFDEIPPSIVRELMETKRNKVIFKLKFIGHNASQPLLNNIAKNFKDIETNIVFANVTELQGMTLGVITTVFYGEDADLIRVRNYIEENDVVVEELKL; encoded by the coding sequence ATGATCGAGTTTCGACATGTTGTAAAAGAATTTAAACAGAAAAAACAAATCGTTACAGCATTAAATGATGTTTCTTTAAAAGTTGAAAAAGGGGATATTTTCGGTGTCATTGGTTATAGCGGGGCTGGAAAAAGTACGTTGTTGCGTATGGTTAATGGTTTAGAGGAGCCAACGACGGGCCAAGTGCTTGTAAAGGGAAAAGATTTAAAGGCACTAACTGCGAGCGAACTTTCCCAGGCGAAGAAAAAAGTGAGTATGATTTTTCAGCATTTCAATTTATTAGAATCTAGAACTGTATTTGAAAATGTTGCATTACCACTTATTCTTACTAAAACAAGTAAAGAGGACATAAAAAAAAAGGTTACGGAATTACTAGATTTCGTGGGGCTTGCTAATAAACATAAAAGCTATCCTCATCAGTTATCAGGAGGGCAAAAGCAGCGTGTTGGTATTGCACGGGCACTAGTTATTAGTCCAGAAATATTACTTTGTGATGAAGCGACATCTGCACTTGATCCTAAAACGACCGATTCTATTTTGAAATTGTTAAAACGGATAAATAACGAGTTCAACATTACGATTGTCATGATTACACATGAAATGGAAGTGATCCGGGCACTTTGCAATAAAGTAGCTGTTATGGAAAATGCACAGGTGATTGAGTCAGGTGATGTTATTTCAGTCTTTGGAAATCCACAGCAACAAACAACGAAGGATTTTGTGAAAACAGTTATTTTTGATGAAATTCCACCGTCTATTGTGCGAGAACTAATGGAAACGAAGAGAAATAAAGTGATTTTTAAGCTGAAATTCATCGGACATAATGCATCACAGCCTCTACTAAATAATATTGCGAAAAATTTCAAAGATATCGAAACAAATATCGTTTTTGCCAATGTAACGGAACTACAAGGCATGACTTTAGGTGTGATCACAACCGTTTTTTATGGGGAGGATGCTGATTTAATACGGGTCAGAAACTATATTGAAGAAAATGATGTAGTGGTAGAGGAGCTGAAACTATGA